The Vannielia litorea genome segment ACAGCCAGGACATCTGCTTCGTACCGAACGGCAACTACGCCTCGGTGATCGAAAAGCTGCGCCCCGGCGCCGGCGAGCCGGGCGAGATCGTCGACATGGACGGCAACAAGCTGGCCGACCATAGGGGCGTGATCCACTACACCATCGGCCAACGCCGCGGCCTCGGCATCGGCGGCCTCTCGACCCCGCTCTACGTGGTCCGGCTGGACCCCGACGCGCGGCAGGTCGTCGTCGGCCCCAAGGAGGCACTGGCCAAACGCACCGTGCCCGTGCGCGAGATCAACTGGCTGGGGGATACCCCGCTGGCCCCGGGGCATGAGATCGAGATCCGCACCCGCATCCGCTCCACCCGCCCCCCGGCAGAAGCGGTGCTGCGGCCACTGGCCGACGGCACGGCGGAGGTGGACCTGCTGACCGCCGAAGAAGGCGTTTCACCTGGCCAAGCCTGCGTGTTCTACGCCCCTGAGGGCAGCCGGGTTCTCGGTGGCGGCTGGATCTGGCGCGGGGCCTGACCTTGCGGGCCTGAATTACCGAGCGGCGAGCCCGAGGTCACGCGCGGCCGCAGGTGATGCAACAGCCTGCGGCATCGCCACGCCCTCAAACAACTCTTCCACAAGGCACGCGATCAACTGCCCGCGGCTGTTGTAGCCCGACTTGCGATAGACCGCGTTCATCTGGCTCTTCACCGTCGAGGCGCTGGTGCCGCGCAGGCTGGCGATCTCGCCGTTGGAGAAGCCCTTCATTGCATAAACCGCCACGCTCTGCTCGCTCTCTGACAGGTCCCACTGGGCAAAGAGCTGTTGGAGGTGCTGCGAGAAGTTGCCCGAGGCCACGTCGACCTGCCGGTTCAGCTCGCTCACCCGCCGCTGGCTCCGCCGCAGGTAGAGGCCCGAGGCCATCAGCCCGATGATCAACCCGACCGAGGCCAGCAGCTGAATGACCTCCTGCCACTCATAGGGGATCGGCGCAGTGCGCAGGCCGAGGATCTCGCTCCAGAGGTCGCCGACGAAGAACAGCGCGCCGAGCGCCTGCAGCGCGAAGGCGGCATAAAGGCTCCCCCGCCCGGCATAGCGCACGATTTGCCGGCCGGAGCCGAGCAGCGGCACCGGGCCTTGCGCCCCGCCGCCGTCCATCGGGAAATCAGTTGCCAATGCTGACACCAACGCCGCCGACGCTCGCAGAGACACCGCCGCCACCCACGCTGGCCGAAACACCGCCGCTGCCGCCAACGCTGGCCGACACGCCACCTCCGCCCACGCTTGCGGAGACACCGTCATTGCCGCCCACGCCGACAGAAGCGCCGCCGCCGCCCGAGCCGCCGCCGGTATCCACATCCACCGTGCCACGGCCGGACTTGCGAGAACGCTTGGCAGTCACATCCTCGGCCCGCTTGCGGAACACCTTGAGGATCACGTCATGCTTGATCTCGCCGGTGGAACGGCTCACCACGATTTCGCGCAGGTGCACCTTGTTCTGGGCGATGATCTTCACCCGCCCGAGCATGGTGCTGGTCATCTTCACCACGCGATACCCATCGCCTTCGAGGTTCGCGATAACGTCGGTATAGCTCTGGCGCGCGAGGATTACGGACCCATCCGGCGCGGCCTTCACGCCACTGCGCCCGGCTTCGGCCGGCGCAACCCCGACCGCCCCGACAACGACAGTGGCCGCGAAGATCGCGGTGAACTTGGCAGATTTCCTGGTGGTCATGGCAGACACCTCCTGTTGATTCGACGCTGCGCTCGAAATGCGGCGAACCTGCGGTATTTGAATGAAATAAGATCGGCTTGGGGGCCTAAATACGGCCTCTCCACCCTGGGTATGATCGGTGAATTCAGGTGGTTTTTCGGCGCCTTAGCACCCGATAACACGTTAAATGCCTTAAAAACCGCTCATCCCTTGGGTGGAAGCGGGGGCCTTACCCCCATCGGCCAATTTTATCGTCCGCCGCATCGTGGCCCGATCATCTCATCAACCGCGGCACCGGCCTCCGCCCCGCCGCAGCCACCACAACCTGCACCCGCTGCAGCCCCTGAAGGAACCGAACCGATGACCAAGCTCTCCGCAATCGCCCGCCACCGCCGCGCCGCCGCCCTCTCAGCCCTCGCCGGCGCGGGAGAGAGCAACGTCATCCATGTCGACTTCCGCGCCCCCCGCATCCGCCCGGTGCTGCCGCCCGATCTCGGCATGCGCCCGGCGGCCTTGCGCTCCGCCCCCACCGTCACCGCCCTGCCGCTCGCAGCCTGAACCCCAACAAAGGAAACGCCCCAATGACCACCCTCGCAAACCTCGCCCGCGCCAACCGCAAATCCGCCCTGCTCGGCCTCGCC includes the following:
- a CDS encoding helix-turn-helix transcriptional regulator, encoding MATDFPMDGGGAQGPVPLLGSGRQIVRYAGRGSLYAAFALQALGALFFVGDLWSEILGLRTAPIPYEWQEVIQLLASVGLIIGLMASGLYLRRSQRRVSELNRQVDVASGNFSQHLQQLFAQWDLSESEQSVAVYAMKGFSNGEIASLRGTSASTVKSQMNAVYRKSGYNSRGQLIACLVEELFEGVAMPQAVASPAAARDLGLAAR